A DNA window from Roseovarius sp. Pro17 contains the following coding sequences:
- the hemF gene encoding oxygen-dependent coproporphyrinogen oxidase, translating into MTDDFGGQKRRAAEWFQTLRDQIVTAFEGLEDSHDTGPLSDATPGRFDVSKTSRAAEGGGDAGGGLMSVMRGGRVFEKVGVNVSEVYGQLGEAAQRAMAARGVPGMEADPSFWASGISLVAHMQNPHCPAVHMNTRMFWTPHAWWFGGGSDLNPCIEYPEDTAHFHTQQQVHLDPHSTDHYPRFKAWADEYFYIPHRHRARGVGGIFMDDQNSGDWEADFALTQDIGRAFLPAFLPLIKARRVQDWTDADKDVQLVHRGLYAEYNLVYDRGTKFGLATGHDANAVLMSLPPMAKWV; encoded by the coding sequence ATGACAGATGATTTTGGCGGCCAGAAACGCCGCGCTGCCGAATGGTTTCAAACCCTTCGCGACCAGATCGTGACGGCTTTCGAAGGGCTGGAGGACAGCCACGACACCGGCCCCCTTTCAGATGCCACGCCGGGCCGTTTCGACGTCAGCAAAACCAGCCGTGCCGCTGAGGGCGGTGGCGATGCAGGCGGTGGATTAATGAGCGTCATGCGCGGTGGTCGCGTCTTTGAAAAAGTCGGCGTGAACGTGTCCGAGGTCTATGGCCAACTGGGCGAGGCGGCGCAAAGGGCGATGGCCGCCCGCGGCGTGCCGGGGATGGAGGCCGATCCCAGCTTCTGGGCCAGCGGCATCAGCTTGGTCGCGCATATGCAGAACCCGCATTGTCCAGCCGTGCACATGAACACGCGCATGTTCTGGACGCCCCATGCATGGTGGTTTGGCGGCGGTTCCGACCTGAACCCTTGCATCGAATATCCCGAGGATACCGCGCATTTTCACACCCAGCAGCAGGTGCATCTAGATCCTCACAGCACCGATCACTACCCACGATTCAAGGCTTGGGCGGATGAGTACTTCTATATCCCCCATCGTCACCGCGCGCGGGGTGTTGGCGGTATTTTCATGGACGATCAAAACTCAGGCGATTGGGAGGCTGATTTCGCCCTCACTCAGGATATCGGCCGAGCCTTTTTGCCGGCGTTTTTGCCACTGATCAAGGCCCGGCGCGTGCAGGATTGGACCGATGCAGACAAAGACGTGCAACTGGTGCATCGCGGCCTTTATGCCGAATACAACCTCGTCTACGACCGCGGAACGAAATTCGGCCTCGCCACCGGGCATGATGCGAACGCGGTGCTGATGTCGCTGCCTCCCATGGCCAAGTGGGTCTAA
- a CDS encoding endonuclease/exonuclease/phosphatase family protein, with amino-acid sequence MITPAWGDTLRIATFNTDLDRDGPGLLLRDIARGDAQAEVVAQVVADMRADVILLQNVDYDIELRALGALRDLIADKGLRYTVMFALMPNTGMATDLDMDGDGRLGEPEDAQGHGAFAGQGGMAILSRWPVDMDGVQDLSALLWKDMPQPMLPVVDGAPFPSAQAQAALRLADVAHWAVPILHDSGPVTLLAFHASPPVFDGPEDRNGRRNHDQLRFWRHYLDGAFGDAPDARFVLLGHANQDPNRSEGIKAGIRGLLSDPRIQDVLPLRPEGEPAEATVNWPRVDPPLMRVGYVLPSRDWTVMDAGVHWPATGKAAQIAETASRHRIVWVDLKADSL; translated from the coding sequence ATGATCACTCCGGCCTGGGGCGACACGCTGCGAATCGCCACATTTAACACCGATCTTGACCGCGATGGACCTGGTCTGCTGCTGCGCGACATTGCGCGCGGGGATGCGCAGGCCGAGGTTGTGGCGCAGGTTGTCGCCGATATGCGCGCTGACGTCATCCTGTTGCAGAATGTCGATTACGATATTGAGCTGCGCGCATTGGGGGCGCTGCGCGATCTGATTGCAGACAAAGGGCTGCGCTATACCGTGATGTTCGCGCTGATGCCAAACACCGGCATGGCAACCGACCTCGACATGGATGGCGACGGACGGTTGGGCGAACCTGAGGATGCACAGGGCCACGGTGCCTTTGCCGGGCAGGGCGGCATGGCGATTCTGTCGCGGTGGCCCGTGGATATGGATGGCGTGCAGGATCTGAGCGCGCTTTTGTGGAAGGACATGCCGCAGCCGATGCTGCCGGTCGTGGATGGCGCCCCCTTTCCATCGGCGCAGGCCCAGGCCGCCCTGAGACTGGCGGACGTGGCGCATTGGGCCGTGCCGATACTGCACGATAGCGGCCCGGTTACATTGCTGGCATTTCATGCCAGCCCGCCGGTATTCGACGGGCCAGAGGATCGTAATGGACGGCGCAACCATGATCAGCTGCGATTTTGGCGGCATTATCTGGATGGTGCGTTTGGGGATGCGCCTGATGCGCGGTTCGTCCTGTTGGGCCATGCCAATCAGGACCCGAACCGGAGCGAGGGCATCAAGGCCGGAATTCGCGGCCTTCTGTCGGACCCTCGCATTCAAGACGTTTTGCCACTGCGCCCCGAGGGCGAGCCGGCTGAGGCAACGGTGAACTGGCCGCGCGTCGATCCGCCCCTGATGCGCGTTGGCTATGTCCTGCCGTCACGCGACTGGACCGTAATGGATGCGGGCGTGCATTGGCCCGCGACCGGCAAGGCTGCGCAGATCGCTGAAACCGCCAGCCGCCACCGCATCGTCTGGGTCGATCTAAAGGCTGATTCGCTTTAG